A genomic window from Silene latifolia isolate original U9 population chromosome Y, ASM4854445v1, whole genome shotgun sequence includes:
- the LOC141633726 gene encoding notchless protein homolog yields the protein MEIVGTDMMENNSVMCQLSDPEGNSLGASMYLPLNAGPKELVQIVNKLLDNDEKLPYAFYISDHELVVVLGDYLQKNKVSVEKVVQIVYQPQAIFRIRPVNRCSATIAGHTEAVLSVAFSPDGKMLASGSGDSTVRLWDISTQTPLHTCTRHRNWVLCIAWSPDAKYLVSGSKGGDLQCWDPQTGKPSGNQLLGHKKWITGISWEPLHLQAPSRRFVSASKDGDTRIWDVTLKKCVMCLSGHTLAVTCVKWGGDGVIYTGSQDCTIKVWETKEGKLIRELKGHGHWVNSLALSTEYVLRTGVFDHTGKHYSSPQEMKEVALARYNKMRGNAPERLVSGSDDFTMFLWEPDVSKHPKTRMTGHQQLVNHVYFSPDGQWVASASFDKSVKLWNGVTGKFVTAFRGHVGPVYQISWSADSRLLLSGSKDSTLKIWDIRTGKLKQDLPGHADEVYAVDWSPDGDKVASGGKDRVLKFWMG from the exons ATGGAAATTGTTGGAACAGATATGATGGAAAACAACAGTGTAATGTGCCAATTGAGTGATCCTGAAGGCAATTCTTTGGGTGCTTCTATGTATCTTCCTTTAAATGCTGGTCCTAAAGAACTTGTTCAAATTGTTAATAAACTCCTTGATAAT GACGAGAAGCTACCTTATGCATTTTACATATCAGATCATGAACTTGTCGTTGTACTTGGAGATTATCTTCAGAAAAATAAAG TTTCTGTGGAGAAGGTAGTACAAATTGTTTACCAACCTCAAGCAATCTTCCGCATCCGTCCTGTCAATCGCTGTTCTGCTACAATAGCTG GTCACACAGAAGCTGTGCTTTCAGTTGCATTTAGTCCGGATGGCAAAATGTTGGCCAGTGGTTCAGGCGACTCTACTGTTAGGCTGTGGGACATAAGTACCCAAACACCATTGCACACATGTACAA GACATAGGAATTGGGTTCTTTGCATAGCGTGGTCTCCTGATGCGAAGTATCTAGTCAGTGGAAGCAAGGGAGGAGATCTTCAATGCTGGGATCCTCAAACTGGAAAGCCCTCAGGCAACCAGCTTCTG GGGCATAAAAAATGGATTACTGGCATATCTTGGGAACCGCTCCACCTTCAAGCACCAAGTCGGCGATTTGTAAGTGCAAGCAAAGATGGTGATACTCGAATATGGGATGTAACACTCAAGAAATGTGTAATGTGCCTGAGCGGTCATACACTAGCTGTAACATGTGTAAAATGGGGTGGCGATGGGGTGATATACACAGG CTCCCAGGATTGTACTATAAAAGTTTGGGAAACGAAGGAAGGGAAGTTAATCCGTGAGTTGAAG GGTCATGGGCATTGGGTCAATTCTTTGGCACTCAGTACTGAGTATGTCCTTCGTACAGGAGTGTTTGATCACACGGGCAAACATTATAGTTCTCCTCAAGAAATGAAAGAG GTTGCTCTAGCTAGATATAACAAAATGAGGGGAAATGCTCCGGAGCGACTGGTTTCTGGTTCTGATGATTTCACCATGTTTCTGTGGGAACCTGACGTAAGCAAGCACCCTAAAACACGAATGACAGGCCATCAGCAG CTCGTGAACCATGTTTACTTTTCTCCCGATGGCCAATGGGTGGCTAGTGCTTCATTCGATAAATCAGTCAAGTTATGGAATGGAGTCACGGGAAAATTTGTTACTGCCTTTCGAGGTCATGTTGGGCCAGTTTATCAGATAAG CTGGTCAGCAGATAGTCGGCTTCTGCTAAGTGGAAGCAAGGACTCAACATTAAAG ATATGGGATATCAGGACAGGAAAACTGAAACAAGATCTTCCAGGCCATGCAGATGAAGTGTATGCAGTGGACTGGAGTCCAGACGGTGACAAGGTGGCGTCTGGTGGCAAAGATCGAGTACTCAAATTTTGGATGGGATGA
- the LOC141630995 gene encoding uncharacterized protein LOC141630995 translates to MVDRHSMVKERVMWVPPTAGMWKVNVDAAVLGDVGCGLGVVVRDDRGRVERMGLQQVRDRWCPDVAEAMAAELGLKMAIQMGLDNVVLESDSMALITMLKSKRFPTNYFGRAGKSVYSLASSFHCIRFNFTRRDGNLVAHELAHLMPIDYSTQYWVGTIPERIVPFVELDSVGLQS, encoded by the coding sequence ATGGTTGATCGACATTCAATGGTGAAGGAGAGGGTGATGTGGGTTCCACCTACGGCTGGTATGTGGAAAGTGAATGTTGATGCAGCGGTCTTGGGGGACGTGGGGTGTGGCTTGGGAGTGGTAGTCAGGGATGACCGTGGGAGGGTGGAGCGGATGGGCCTTCAACAAGTGCGTGATAGATGGTGCCCCGATGTTGCAGAAGCTATGGCGGCTGAGTTGGGCTTAAAAATGGCGATACAGATGGGGTTGGACAACGTGGTTTTGGAATCGGACTCCATGGCTTTGATTACAatgctgaaatcgaagaggttccCGACAAATTACTTTGGGAGAGCAGGAAAATCCGTTTACTCTTTAGCTAGTTCTTTTCATTGTATTCGTTTTAATTTTACCCGTAGGGATGGAAACCTTGTCGCTCACGAGTTGGCCCACCTGATGCCGATTGATTACTCGACGCAGTACTGGGTGGGTACGATCCCGGAGCGTATCGTACCTTTTGTGGAGTTGGATTCGGTTGGTTTACAAAGTTAA